The following coding sequences are from one Devosia yakushimensis window:
- a CDS encoding ABC transporter permease, translating to MQFRLEKRPEPSRLMLYVTPVAAVLLTMIIGAIIFSLIGYDGIGAVREIFLTPLTNAYKWQDLGVKAAPLIIIGVGLSVAYRANVWNIGAEGQYIIGGLAGTWVALATYGMTGPWILPLMILAGVVGGMLYAAIPALLRTRLNVNEILTSLMLTYASVQLIYYLIRAPWKDPMGMGFPQTRLFSEAARLPTIIPGTIVHLGVPIAILVALVAWFIMTRSVFGYQMRAVGAAPHAARYGGFSENKTIWLAMLVSGALAGLAGVLEVAGPFQRMVPGFPTNYGFTAIIVAFLGRLNPLGVILAGIVMAITFVGGEVAQTTIGLPNAATGIFQAMVLFFLLAGDILVRYRLKRVVNQPAAGAA from the coding sequence ATGCAATTCCGGCTTGAAAAGCGCCCCGAGCCGAGCCGGCTCATGCTCTATGTCACGCCGGTCGCGGCCGTGCTGCTGACCATGATCATCGGCGCCATCATCTTCTCGCTGATCGGCTATGACGGGATCGGCGCGGTGCGCGAAATCTTCCTCACGCCGCTGACCAATGCCTATAAGTGGCAGGACCTGGGCGTCAAAGCCGCGCCGCTGATCATTATCGGGGTGGGCCTTTCGGTCGCCTACCGCGCCAATGTCTGGAATATCGGCGCGGAGGGGCAATACATTATTGGGGGCCTCGCCGGAACCTGGGTGGCGCTGGCCACCTATGGCATGACGGGGCCGTGGATTTTGCCGTTGATGATCCTGGCCGGCGTGGTGGGCGGGATGCTCTATGCCGCCATTCCGGCGCTGCTCAGAACGCGTCTCAACGTCAATGAAATCCTCACCTCCCTGATGCTGACCTATGCCTCGGTGCAGTTGATCTATTATCTGATCCGTGCGCCCTGGAAGGACCCGATGGGCATGGGCTTCCCGCAAACGCGGCTCTTCTCGGAGGCCGCGCGCCTGCCCACCATCATTCCCGGCACGATCGTGCATCTGGGCGTGCCGATAGCCATTCTCGTGGCTTTGGTGGCCTGGTTCATCATGACGCGTTCGGTGTTCGGCTATCAGATGCGAGCCGTTGGCGCCGCACCCCATGCCGCGCGCTATGGCGGGTTTTCGGAAAACAAGACGATCTGGCTGGCCATGCTGGTCAGCGGGGCATTGGCGGGGCTGGCGGGCGTGCTGGAAGTGGCCGGACCGTTCCAGCGCATGGTGCCGGGCTTCCCCACCAATTACGGCTTCACCGCCATTATCGTGGCCTTTCTCGGCCGGCTCAATCCGCTAGGGGTGATCCTGGCCGGTATCGTCATGGCCATTACCTTTGTTGGCGGCGAAGTGGCCCAGACCACCATTGGCCTGCCCAATGCCGCCACCGGCATTTTCCAGGCCATGGTGCTGTTCTTCCTGCTGGCGGGCGATATTCTGGTGCGCTACCGCCTCAAGCGGGTGGTCAACCAACCGGCGGCGGGGGCGGCCTAG
- a CDS encoding ABC transporter permease: MDIYIAIIVTLVGAATPILIAALGELVVEKSGVLNLGVEGMMLVGAIAGFAGQFYTGNPYFALLCGAFAGAASSLIFGFLTLSLSANQTATGLALTIFGTGFSALAGAPFSARPVQLMRPLFPAELATHPVWRVVFGYSFPVYFSFFMVVAIWWFLHRTRSGLTLRAVGENDVSAHSIGYSVQGVRYAAVLFGGAMAGIAGACFPLLLTPQWAERMTAGRGWIAVALVVFASWKPFRLLAGAYLFGLVMTMELYAKAGGGPLSAIPSELWAALPYLATIIVLVLISIRRDATSNAPACLGKPFLPSN, from the coding sequence GTGGACATTTATATCGCCATCATCGTCACCCTGGTCGGCGCCGCCACTCCGATCCTGATTGCTGCCCTGGGCGAATTGGTCGTCGAAAAGAGCGGCGTGCTCAATCTGGGCGTCGAGGGCATGATGCTGGTCGGCGCCATTGCCGGCTTTGCCGGGCAATTCTATACCGGCAATCCCTATTTCGCGCTGCTGTGCGGCGCCTTTGCCGGGGCCGCATCGTCGCTGATCTTCGGGTTTTTGACGCTCAGCCTTTCGGCCAACCAGACCGCAACGGGCCTGGCGCTGACGATTTTCGGCACGGGATTTTCGGCGCTGGCCGGAGCGCCGTTTTCGGCGCGGCCCGTGCAGCTGATGCGGCCGCTGTTTCCAGCCGAACTCGCTACCCATCCGGTCTGGCGGGTGGTGTTCGGCTATTCCTTCCCGGTCTATTTCTCGTTCTTCATGGTCGTGGCCATCTGGTGGTTTCTGCACCGTACCCGCTCCGGGCTCACCCTGCGGGCGGTGGGCGAGAATGACGTGTCGGCCCATTCCATCGGCTATTCGGTGCAGGGTGTGCGCTATGCAGCGGTCCTGTTCGGCGGGGCCATGGCCGGTATTGCCGGGGCCTGTTTCCCCCTGCTGCTGACCCCGCAATGGGCTGAACGGATGACGGCGGGCCGCGGCTGGATCGCGGTGGCGCTGGTGGTGTTTGCCTCGTGGAAACCGTTCCGCCTGCTGGCGGGCGCTTATCTTTTCGGGCTGGTCATGACCATGGAGCTTTATGCCAAGGCGGGCGGCGGGCCGCTTTCGGCTATTCCCTCCGAGCTGTGGGCGGCTCTGCCCTATCTCGCGACGATCATCGTGCTGGTCCTGATCTCGATCCGGCGCGATGCGACCAGCAATGCACCGGCCTGCCTCGGCAAGCCGTTTCTGCCCAGCAATTGA